A single region of the Dehalococcoides mccartyi genome encodes:
- a CDS encoding co-chaperone GroES — translation MAIRFEPLHNMVLIQPQEKQDMSKGGIIIPDAAQEKSQEGLIVAVGPGRLDKDGKREVMSIKVGDKVLFPKFGGVELKSGGIEYIIMPESQIMAKIVG, via the coding sequence ATGGCAATTAGATTCGAACCCCTGCACAACATGGTACTCATCCAACCCCAGGAAAAACAGGATATGAGCAAAGGCGGCATCATCATCCCCGACGCCGCTCAGGAAAAATCCCAGGAAGGCTTGATAGTAGCCGTGGGTCCCGGCCGTCTGGATAAAGATGGCAAACGCGAAGTTATGAGCATTAAAGTCGGCGACAAGGTTCTTTTCCCCAAATTCGGCGGTGTTGAACTTAAATCTGGTGGCATTGAGTATATCATCATGCCCGAAAGCCAGATTATGGCTAAAATCGTAGGCTAA
- the groL gene encoding chaperonin GroEL (60 kDa chaperone family; promotes refolding of misfolded polypeptides especially under stressful conditions; forms two stacked rings of heptamers to form a barrel-shaped 14mer; ends can be capped by GroES; misfolded proteins enter the barrel where they are refolded when GroES binds), producing MAKQIIFGEKVRVSLKKGVDTLANTVRVTLGPKGHPVALERKWGAPTVIDDGVTIARDIELPDAFENMGAQLVKEAATRTSDAAGDGTTTSIVLAQALINEAFKNIAAGAEPINLKRGIEKAVAALKAQLRKNSTPVKGKQQIVQVATITGKDPEIGNLIADVMDKVGKDGVITIEESRGLRYETSYVEGMQFDRGYISAYFVTDPGRMESIMEDATILMTDRKIETVAELLPALEKILQISKNLVIVAENVEAEALATLVVNKLRGNLNILAVKAPGYGDRQKAMLEDMAILTGGHVISKEAGRKLDSVTEADLGHARRVVSNKDKTTIIDGEGSAEAIKDRIKQIKAQIEETESAFDREKLQERQAALVGGVAVIAVGAATETEMKERKARVEDALAATRAAIEEGILPGGGTGLLNALPCLDALKLEGDEATGVNIVRKALIEPVRWIATNAGKDGNVIVDKVKNSPVGHGYNAEKDVFGDMAEMGIIDPTMVVRSALENAASIANMVLITDSLVADIQDKNPAPPMPEAPGMY from the coding sequence ATGGCTAAGCAGATTATATTTGGCGAAAAAGTCAGGGTCTCCCTCAAAAAGGGTGTTGATACTCTGGCCAACACAGTAAGAGTAACCCTTGGTCCCAAAGGTCATCCCGTTGCCCTGGAGCGGAAATGGGGCGCACCCACTGTTATAGATGACGGTGTAACCATTGCCCGTGATATTGAACTGCCCGATGCTTTCGAGAATATGGGCGCCCAGCTGGTCAAAGAGGCCGCTACCCGCACCAGCGATGCCGCCGGTGACGGTACCACCACCTCTATCGTACTGGCTCAGGCCCTTATCAACGAAGCCTTCAAAAATATTGCCGCCGGTGCCGAACCTATCAATCTGAAACGCGGTATCGAAAAGGCTGTTGCTGCCTTGAAGGCCCAGCTCCGCAAGAATTCCACCCCCGTCAAGGGCAAACAGCAGATTGTTCAGGTCGCTACCATCACCGGTAAAGACCCTGAAATCGGCAACCTGATTGCTGACGTTATGGACAAAGTCGGCAAAGACGGCGTTATCACTATTGAAGAATCCCGTGGTCTGCGCTATGAAACCAGCTACGTAGAAGGTATGCAGTTTGACCGCGGTTATATCAGCGCCTACTTCGTAACTGACCCCGGCCGGATGGAATCTATCATGGAAGACGCCACCATTCTTATGACTGACCGCAAGATTGAAACCGTTGCCGAGCTTCTGCCCGCTCTGGAAAAAATCCTGCAGATTTCAAAGAATCTGGTCATTGTAGCTGAAAATGTTGAAGCCGAAGCTCTGGCTACCCTGGTAGTCAACAAGCTGCGCGGCAATCTGAATATCCTGGCTGTCAAAGCCCCCGGATATGGTGACCGCCAGAAAGCCATGCTGGAAGATATGGCCATCCTGACCGGCGGCCATGTAATCAGCAAGGAAGCCGGCCGCAAGCTGGATTCCGTAACCGAAGCTGACCTTGGTCATGCCCGCAGAGTTGTCTCCAATAAAGACAAGACCACCATCATTGACGGCGAAGGTTCTGCCGAAGCTATCAAGGACCGCATCAAGCAGATTAAAGCCCAGATTGAAGAAACTGAATCTGCCTTTGACCGCGAAAAACTGCAGGAACGCCAGGCTGCTCTGGTCGGCGGCGTAGCTGTTATCGCCGTAGGCGCTGCTACCGAAACCGAAATGAAAGAGCGCAAAGCCCGCGTTGAAGATGCTCTGGCTGCCACCCGTGCTGCCATTGAAGAAGGCATCCTGCCCGGCGGCGGCACCGGTCTCCTGAACGCCCTGCCCTGTCTTGATGCCCTTAAACTGGAAGGCGATGAAGCCACCGGTGTCAATATCGTCCGCAAGGCTCTTATTGAGCCTGTCCGCTGGATTGCCACCAACGCCGGCAAAGACGGCAACGTAATCGTTGACAAGGTCAAGAACTCACCCGTAGGCCATGGCTACAACGCTGAGAAAGATGTCTTCGGCGATATGGCTGAAATGGGTATCATTGACCCCACCATGGTTGTCCGCTCCGCCCTTGAGAACGCCGCTTCTATTGCCAACATGGTTCTTATAACCGACTCACTGGTAGCCGACATTCAGGATAAAAACCCCGCTCCCCCCATGCCTGAAGCCCCCGGAATGTACTAA
- a CDS encoding M16 family metallopeptidase, which produces MYELSVLPSGLRVISHHMPASRSVTICVYIGVGSRYETDCEAGASHFIEHMVFRGSKKYPDSQLISSAIEGVGGILNAATDRESTLYYAKVGSDKFALALDVLSDMLVTPLFNPEDLEKERKVIYEEISMSLDNPSHRVGLLLDEILWPNHPLGRDIAGTRQSVAGLDKQKLQAFMHSHYNPANIVVAVAGDIKHKSAVAAISQAFSGLGGKNEIQSFAPYHYGNPCQIGVDKRDAEQINLMLAMPGMNRLDDRRYAFSILNTILGDGMSSRLFAHVRDNLGLAYSVQSGTEFLHDTGAFSIYAAVDPANLTACVEAILTELESAKTTITAEELTKAKEMSKGRIHLAMEDSRYMAKWIGSQELLCRRVNTHEDVIRLIDGVSLKAVMELAGEYFRKPEMRLALVGPVDKEAVEGLLKG; this is translated from the coding sequence TTGTATGAATTAAGTGTTTTGCCAAGCGGTTTGCGGGTAATAAGTCACCATATGCCTGCCAGCCGTTCGGTTACCATTTGCGTATATATCGGGGTGGGTTCGCGTTATGAAACAGACTGCGAGGCCGGTGCCAGCCACTTTATAGAACACATGGTATTCAGGGGTAGCAAAAAGTATCCTGATTCCCAGCTTATTTCCAGTGCCATAGAGGGGGTGGGGGGTATTTTGAATGCGGCTACCGACCGTGAGTCTACCCTTTACTATGCCAAAGTGGGCAGTGACAAGTTTGCTCTGGCCCTGGATGTGCTTTCGGATATGCTGGTAACCCCCCTGTTTAACCCCGAAGACCTTGAAAAAGAACGCAAGGTAATCTACGAAGAAATAAGCATGAGCCTGGACAACCCTTCCCACCGGGTGGGGCTGCTGCTTGATGAAATACTCTGGCCAAATCACCCGCTGGGGCGGGATATTGCCGGTACTCGACAGAGCGTGGCAGGGCTGGACAAGCAAAAACTGCAGGCTTTCATGCACAGCCATTACAACCCTGCCAATATTGTGGTGGCAGTAGCCGGAGATATAAAGCACAAGAGTGCCGTGGCGGCTATTTCCCAGGCCTTCAGTGGTTTGGGCGGGAAGAATGAAATACAGTCTTTTGCCCCATATCATTATGGCAATCCTTGCCAGATAGGGGTGGACAAGCGAGATGCGGAGCAGATTAACCTGATGCTGGCCATGCCGGGCATGAACCGTCTGGATGACCGCCGTTATGCTTTCAGCATATTAAACACCATATTGGGTGATGGTATGAGCAGCCGCCTTTTTGCCCATGTCAGGGATAATTTGGGATTAGCCTATTCTGTCCAGTCCGGTACGGAGTTTTTGCATGATACAGGGGCTTTTTCCATATATGCCGCAGTAGATCCTGCCAATCTGACGGCCTGTGTCGAGGCTATACTTACGGAACTGGAAAGCGCAAAAACAACCATAACGGCTGAGGAGTTGACAAAAGCCAAGGAAATGTCTAAGGGGCGGATACATCTGGCTATGGAAGACAGCCGTTATATGGCTAAATGGATAGGCTCTCAGGAACTGCTGTGCCGAAGGGTGAATACCCATGAAGACGTTATTCGTCTGATAGACGGGGTAAGTCTGAAAGCTGTAATGGAACTAGCGGGTGAGTATTTTAGGAAACCTGAAATGCGGCTGGCTCTGGTAGGGCCGGTAGACAAAGAAGCAGTGGAGGGTTTACTGAAAGGCTAG
- the hypA gene encoding hydrogenase maturation nickel metallochaperone HypA: MHELSITEELLKTIVAKAEEAKARKISRINLVIGEYAGVVEDSVKMCFDILSQNTMAKGALLEFKRIPAEFRCRLCGHTFPSGQHSLVCPKCQGWNAEVIAGNEFFIESIEVDDESQSS; the protein is encoded by the coding sequence ATGCACGAACTATCCATAACCGAAGAACTGCTAAAAACAATTGTAGCCAAGGCCGAAGAAGCCAAAGCCCGTAAAATCAGCCGGATAAATCTGGTGATAGGCGAATATGCGGGCGTGGTGGAAGACAGCGTAAAAATGTGTTTTGATATACTCAGCCAGAATACTATGGCCAAGGGGGCGCTTTTAGAATTTAAGCGCATACCCGCTGAGTTCCGTTGCCGTTTGTGCGGCCATACCTTCCCTTCAGGGCAGCATTCACTGGTCTGCCCCAAATGTCAGGGCTGGAATGCCGAAGTGATAGCCGGCAACGAATTTTTTATTGAAAGCATTGAGGTAGATGATGAAAGTCAAAGTTCTTAA
- the hypB gene encoding hydrogenase nickel incorporation protein HypB, translating into MKVKVLKNITDMNDQLAARNKDMFTGKGILVINVMSSPGAGKTSLLLKTIELLGDYTRVGVIEGDIASSVDAEKIAATGSQAIQINTDGGCHLDANMVASAADGLELDKLDIIFIENVGNLVCPAGFQLGEAKRVVLASVPEGDDKPTKYPFMFRDTDVIVITKMDYLPLSDFNMESFRKTVLGLNPDVKIIELSVRNGQGLDEWTAWLKSNLLKGK; encoded by the coding sequence ATGAAAGTCAAAGTTCTTAAAAATATCACTGACATGAATGACCAGCTGGCTGCCAGAAACAAGGATATGTTTACCGGAAAAGGCATACTGGTGATAAATGTCATGTCTTCACCCGGCGCCGGTAAAACCAGCTTGCTTCTGAAGACTATTGAGCTGCTGGGAGATTATACCAGGGTGGGTGTGATAGAGGGTGATATAGCCTCAAGCGTAGATGCCGAAAAAATAGCCGCCACCGGTTCGCAGGCTATTCAGATAAATACAGACGGGGGCTGCCATCTGGATGCCAACATGGTAGCCTCAGCCGCAGACGGGCTGGAACTGGACAAGCTGGATATTATTTTTATTGAAAACGTGGGCAATCTGGTCTGCCCGGCCGGATTTCAGCTGGGCGAAGCCAAAAGGGTAGTGCTGGCATCTGTGCCGGAGGGTGATGACAAACCCACTAAATACCCCTTTATGTTTAGGGATACAGACGTAATAGTCATAACCAAAATGGATTACCTGCCGCTTAGTGACTTTAATATGGAATCTTTCCGTAAAACAGTGCTGGGTCTAAACCCGGACGTAAAAATAATTGAGCTTTCAGTAAGGAATGGCCAGGGGCTGGACGAATGGACAGCCTGGCTGAAAAGCAACCTCCTCAAGGGGAAATAG